A genome region from Labilibaculum antarcticum includes the following:
- a CDS encoding TatD family hydrolase: MKICVNQQYLYFCHKILNLPVLPYINIHTHHLNDYSNVCIVLSINPGEQITNREAVFYSVGIHPWDSNLTDVPSAIHELEISASDSNVIAIGETGLDRMIETPLSIQEDVFQKQLQIAEKYNKPVIIHCVKCFSELISIRKKKSIKLPWIVHDFRKNIQIAEDLIALGCYLSFGKALLTDEKLQTVFRSLPMNKLFLETDDSDIKIEELYKKASLVKGLNLEDLKEELFSNFTTCFNRI; this comes from the coding sequence ATGAAAATTTGTGTCAATCAGCAATATTTGTACTTTTGCCACAAAATACTGAATTTGCCTGTGCTACCTTATATCAACATACATACTCATCACTTGAATGATTACTCGAATGTTTGTATTGTCCTTTCAATTAATCCGGGAGAACAAATAACAAATCGGGAAGCTGTGTTCTATTCTGTGGGGATCCATCCATGGGATAGCAATTTGACTGATGTACCTTCGGCCATTCATGAATTGGAAATTTCAGCTTCTGATTCCAATGTTATAGCCATAGGCGAAACTGGACTTGATCGAATGATAGAAACTCCGCTTTCTATTCAGGAAGATGTTTTTCAAAAACAATTGCAGATAGCTGAGAAATATAATAAGCCGGTAATCATTCATTGCGTAAAATGCTTTTCAGAATTAATTAGCATCCGCAAAAAAAAATCCATCAAACTTCCTTGGATTGTTCACGACTTCAGAAAAAATATTCAAATTGCAGAAGATTTAATTGCATTAGGATGCTATCTCTCATTTGGAAAGGCATTACTTACGGATGAGAAGTTACAAACTGTTTTCCGAAGCCTTCCAATGAATAAACTATTTTTGGAAACTGATGATAGTGATATAAAAATTGAAGAGTTATATAAAAAGGCAAGCCTAGTAAAAGGCCTTAATTTAGAGGATCTAAAAGAAGAACTATTTTCAAATTTCACAACTTGTTTTAATAGAATATGA
- a CDS encoding tRNA threonylcarbamoyladenosine dehydratase, which produces MSTEWLSRTELLLGNEKMDKLRNSHVLVVGLGGVGAYAAEQICRAGVGEMTIVDGDNIEITNINRQLPASISNLGKDKAKVMGDRLLDINPNLKLNIINEYLHNERMIEVLEEKKYDYVVDAIDTLAPKIFLIFHSLKNKLNIVSAMGAGGKVDPSKIQITDISKSYNCKLARMLRKKLHQLGVREGVQVVFSPEDVSKDAMVLSDSRNKRSNVGTISYMPPLFGCFCSSVVIKGLLAQ; this is translated from the coding sequence ATGAGTACAGAATGGCTAAGCAGGACAGAACTGCTTCTTGGGAATGAGAAAATGGATAAGCTGAGAAATTCACATGTGCTGGTTGTAGGACTAGGTGGTGTTGGAGCTTATGCTGCAGAACAAATATGTCGCGCAGGAGTTGGAGAAATGACCATTGTTGATGGCGATAATATTGAAATCACAAACATAAATCGTCAGTTGCCAGCAAGCATCAGCAATCTGGGAAAAGACAAAGCGAAAGTAATGGGTGATCGCCTTTTAGATATCAATCCAAATTTGAAACTCAACATCATTAACGAATACCTTCACAATGAGAGAATGATTGAGGTACTGGAAGAGAAAAAATACGACTATGTTGTGGATGCAATCGACACTTTAGCACCTAAAATTTTTCTTATTTTTCATAGTTTAAAAAACAAGCTTAATATAGTAAGTGCTATGGGAGCTGGAGGAAAAGTTGATCCCTCTAAAATTCAAATTACTGATATTTCAAAATCCTACAACTGCAAGTTGGCAAGAATGCTTCGAAAAAAATTACATCAATTGGGTGTTCGTGAGGGTGTGCAAGTTGTATTTTCGCCAGAAGATGTATCAAAAGATGCCATGGTTCTTTCCGATAGCCGAAATAAAAGATCGAATGTTGGAACCATTTCCTATATGCCACCCTTGTTTGGATGTTTCTGCTCTTCGGTAGTAATAAAGGGTCTGCTGGCTCAATAA
- a CDS encoding methylated-DNA--[protein]-cysteine S-methyltransferase, whose amino-acid sequence MLYYDILPSPIGKLLLVANNIGLKQILFEDENQLEKIKADWIKDPSKLKPVSDQLVAYFNKERTTFDVKLSPDGTAFQQQIWKQLLEIPYGETCSYLDIAIRINKPSACRAIGMANSKNPIPIIIPCHRVIGKNGKLTGYAGGLTNKAKLLKIENVDFTPSKEQYQLF is encoded by the coding sequence ATGCTTTACTATGATATTCTCCCTTCACCTATTGGCAAGTTATTACTTGTTGCAAATAATATCGGACTAAAACAGATTTTGTTTGAAGATGAGAATCAATTAGAAAAAATCAAAGCTGATTGGATTAAAGATCCAAGTAAATTAAAGCCTGTTTCCGATCAATTAGTTGCCTATTTTAATAAGGAACGCACTACATTTGATGTGAAACTCTCACCCGATGGTACTGCTTTTCAACAACAAATTTGGAAACAACTTTTAGAAATTCCATATGGAGAAACATGTTCTTATTTGGATATTGCCATACGCATAAATAAACCTTCTGCCTGCAGAGCTATTGGCATGGCTAATTCTAAAAACCCAATTCCTATTATTATTCCTTGTCACAGAGTTATTGGGAAAAATGGGAAACTTACAGGTTATGCCGGAGGACTTACCAATAAGGCCAAACTACTGAAAATTGAGAACGTTGATTTTACTCCCTCCAAAGAACAATATCAGCTATTTTAA
- a CDS encoding citrate (Si)-synthase: MKKTLKQTLFKKIKEHRPRTKRLLEEYGDVVVDQVTISQIIGGMRGLKSLVTDISYLDPEEGIRYRGFTLEEVIEGLPKPKGADMPYVEGLFYLLLTGDFPNQEEVMQVVDEFSKRRIVPRYVYEVIDSFPCCSHPMTIFSTAILTLSRESVFNRQYHAGLNKKEYWDATYEDSLNLLAKLPEIASYIYNKLYRQGPRIQSNPNLDMGANFAHMMGVAKPYDDVSRLHFIIHSDHESGNVSAHTGHLVASSLSDIYLSISAMINGLAGPLHGLANQEVLRWLHEVMDKMDNRIPTKEEMTQFVWDTLNSGQVIPGFGHAVLRKTDPRYMLQREFSLKHLPEDPIFKYADMLYQVVPDILMEHGKAKNPWPNVDAQSGVIQWHYGVTEYDFYTVLFGIGRSIGICANVIWDRALGYPLERPKSITTDMLEKIAGIKKMVETEEKTTL; this comes from the coding sequence ATGAAAAAGACACTAAAGCAAACTTTGTTCAAAAAAATTAAGGAACATAGACCTAGGACAAAAAGATTATTGGAAGAATACGGGGATGTCGTTGTTGATCAGGTTACCATATCCCAAATAATTGGAGGAATGAGGGGACTCAAATCTTTGGTTACGGACATTTCTTATCTTGATCCGGAAGAGGGAATTCGTTACAGAGGATTTACATTGGAAGAAGTAATTGAAGGCTTACCGAAACCTAAGGGAGCAGACATGCCTTACGTGGAGGGATTGTTTTATTTACTACTTACCGGAGATTTTCCGAATCAGGAAGAGGTAATGCAAGTTGTGGATGAATTTAGCAAGCGTCGAATTGTGCCTCGATATGTTTATGAGGTAATTGATTCATTTCCTTGCTGTAGTCATCCAATGACCATTTTCTCAACGGCTATTCTTACTCTGAGTAGAGAATCTGTTTTTAACAGACAGTATCATGCCGGATTAAATAAAAAGGAGTATTGGGATGCGACCTATGAGGATTCATTAAATTTGCTTGCTAAACTTCCGGAAATCGCGTCTTATATTTATAATAAATTGTATCGTCAGGGACCAAGAATTCAATCCAATCCGAATTTGGATATGGGAGCAAATTTTGCCCACATGATGGGCGTTGCTAAGCCTTACGATGATGTTTCCCGTTTGCATTTTATCATTCATAGTGATCATGAAAGTGGTAATGTGAGTGCGCATACAGGTCACTTGGTCGCGAGTTCGTTATCTGATATTTACCTTTCTATTTCGGCAATGATTAATGGTTTGGCGGGACCATTGCACGGTCTTGCTAATCAGGAAGTTCTGAGATGGTTGCATGAGGTAATGGATAAAATGGACAATCGTATTCCTACTAAAGAGGAGATGACACAGTTTGTTTGGGATACATTAAATTCAGGGCAGGTAATTCCTGGTTTTGGTCATGCTGTATTGCGCAAGACCGATCCAAGATATATGCTTCAGCGTGAATTTAGCTTGAAACATTTGCCTGAGGATCCAATTTTTAAGTATGCAGACATGCTTTATCAAGTGGTACCCGATATTCTTATGGAACATGGAAAAGCAAAGAATCCTTGGCCAAATGTTGATGCGCAATCAGGTGTGATTCAATGGCACTATGGGGTTACGGAATATGATTTTTATACGGTTCTTTTTGGTATTGGACGTTCAATAGGTATCTGTGCCAATGTAATTTGGGACAGAGCTTTGGGATATCCTTTGGAAAGGCCAAAGTCTATTACTACTGATATGCTGGAGAAAATAGCCGGCATTAAGAAAATGGTGGAAACTGAAGAGAAAACCACTTTATAA
- a CDS encoding aconitate hydratase: protein MLFDFKLIKSVYEQMPERVKTARKNLGKPLTLSEKILYSHLSAEEKGNKFTRGEDYVNFAPDRVAMQDATAQMALLQFMNAGKTKVAVPSTVHCDHLIQASIGADKDLADAKQQNNEVYDFLESVSQKYGIGFWKPGAGIIHQVVLENYAFPGGMMIGTDSHTVNAGGLGMVAIGVGGADAVDVMAGMPWELKMPKLIGVKLTGKLSGWVSPKDVILNVAGILTVKGGTGAIVEYFGEGADSISCTGKGTICNMGAEIGATTSIFAYDRNMSNYLRLTGREDVADLADVVMGDLRADEEVYKNPEMYYDQVIEINLSEMQPYINGPFTPDLAHKLEDFGKAVKENNYPQKLEVGLIGSCTNSSYEDLSRAASLAKQAKDKNLKVKAEFVVTPGSELVRYTTERDGILKEFEDIGGVIMANACGPCIGQWKRHAEDPTRRNSIITSFNRNFAKRNDGNPNTHGFVASPEIVTALAIAGDLCFNPMTDTLINEDGVEVRLDEPTGLEFPPNGFDMKDSGYLDPGTDGGSLIINVNESSERLQLLAPFQAWDGKNMNGLKLLIKAKGKCTTDHISMAGPWLRYRGHLDNISNNMLIGAVNYFNEETNSVFNPVNGKYEEVPVTARDLKASGLGSIVVGDENYGEGSSREHAAMEPRHLGVKVVIVRSFARIHETNLKKQGVLGLTFANKADYDKIQEKDKFDVIGLANFTPGKALELIITHEDGSKDTIVANHTYNDVQIEWFKAGSALNLIRIQNAK, encoded by the coding sequence ATGCTATTTGATTTTAAATTGATAAAATCTGTTTACGAACAAATGCCTGAAAGGGTGAAAACTGCTCGGAAGAATTTAGGCAAACCACTCACCTTGAGCGAGAAAATTTTATACTCACATTTATCTGCTGAGGAAAAAGGGAATAAGTTTACACGAGGAGAGGATTATGTGAATTTTGCTCCCGATAGGGTAGCCATGCAGGATGCAACAGCGCAAATGGCACTTTTGCAATTTATGAATGCAGGGAAAACTAAAGTTGCTGTTCCGTCAACGGTTCATTGTGATCATCTAATTCAAGCATCTATAGGTGCCGATAAGGATTTGGCTGATGCAAAACAACAAAATAACGAAGTATACGATTTCTTGGAATCAGTATCTCAGAAATATGGAATTGGCTTTTGGAAGCCAGGTGCTGGTATTATTCATCAGGTTGTACTGGAAAATTATGCCTTTCCCGGTGGAATGATGATTGGAACTGATTCGCATACTGTAAATGCAGGTGGATTAGGAATGGTTGCAATTGGAGTTGGCGGTGCCGATGCTGTTGATGTGATGGCAGGAATGCCTTGGGAATTGAAAATGCCTAAACTGATAGGAGTAAAGTTAACCGGGAAATTAAGTGGTTGGGTTTCTCCTAAAGATGTAATATTAAACGTTGCAGGAATACTTACCGTAAAAGGGGGTACCGGAGCTATTGTTGAATATTTTGGGGAAGGTGCCGATTCAATTTCATGTACAGGTAAAGGAACTATTTGTAATATGGGAGCTGAAATAGGGGCAACAACTTCTATTTTTGCTTACGATCGAAATATGAGTAATTATTTGCGTCTTACAGGTCGCGAAGATGTTGCTGACCTTGCAGATGTTGTAATGGGAGATTTACGTGCTGATGAAGAAGTGTACAAAAATCCGGAGATGTATTACGATCAGGTAATTGAAATTAACTTATCGGAAATGCAGCCTTATATCAACGGCCCTTTTACTCCCGATTTAGCTCATAAATTAGAGGACTTTGGAAAAGCTGTTAAAGAAAACAATTATCCTCAAAAATTAGAGGTTGGTTTGATTGGCTCTTGTACTAATTCTTCTTACGAAGATCTTTCGAGAGCAGCTTCTTTGGCCAAACAGGCAAAGGATAAGAATTTGAAGGTTAAAGCAGAATTTGTGGTTACGCCAGGTTCCGAATTGGTGAGATATACAACCGAACGAGATGGTATTTTAAAGGAGTTTGAAGACATTGGAGGAGTCATCATGGCTAACGCTTGCGGACCTTGTATCGGACAGTGGAAACGTCATGCGGAGGATCCAACTCGGAGGAATTCTATTATTACTTCCTTTAATAGAAATTTTGCCAAACGTAACGATGGAAACCCTAACACACATGGTTTTGTGGCATCACCAGAGATAGTAACAGCTTTGGCTATAGCCGGTGATCTTTGTTTTAATCCGATGACCGATACTTTGATTAATGAAGATGGTGTTGAAGTGAGATTAGATGAACCAACAGGTTTAGAATTTCCTCCAAATGGATTTGATATGAAGGATTCCGGTTACTTGGATCCTGGAACAGATGGAGGTTCACTTATTATAAATGTGAATGAGAGTTCGGAACGTTTGCAATTGCTTGCTCCATTTCAGGCCTGGGATGGTAAAAATATGAATGGCTTGAAATTATTGATTAAGGCAAAAGGAAAATGTACAACCGATCATATTTCTATGGCAGGTCCATGGTTAAGATATAGGGGACATTTGGATAATATATCTAATAATATGCTGATTGGTGCAGTTAATTATTTCAATGAGGAAACCAATTCAGTATTTAATCCGGTAAACGGCAAATACGAAGAAGTTCCGGTTACCGCACGAGATTTAAAAGCCAGCGGATTGGGCTCAATTGTGGTTGGAGATGAAAATTACGGGGAAGGATCATCAAGAGAACATGCAGCCATGGAACCAAGACATTTAGGTGTTAAGGTAGTAATTGTTCGTTCTTTCGCAAGAATTCACGAAACGAACCTTAAAAAGCAAGGTGTTTTGGGATTGACATTTGCAAACAAAGCTGATTACGATAAAATTCAGGAGAAGGATAAATTTGATGTGATCGGATTAGCAAATTTTACCCCTGGAAAAGCATTGGAATTAATTATTACGCACGAGGATGGTTCAAAAGATACTATCGTGGCGAATCATACTTATAACGATGTTCAAATTGAGTGGTTTAAAGCAGGCAGTGCTTTGAATTTAATCAGAATACAAAATGCAAAATAG
- a CDS encoding metallophosphoesterase family protein: protein MKRIGLLSDTHGWLDPVVVKHLKECDEIWHAGDIGGIEIADKLSEIAPLRAVHGNIDDHDVRIVYPKHQRFHCEDVDVWITHIGGYPKHYDRNVKPEIFEDAPQLFISGHSHILKVIFDKELNLLHINPGASGISGFHKVQTMVKFTIEAKEIKDLQVVEFGSKGK from the coding sequence ATGAAGCGAATAGGATTACTTTCGGATACTCATGGATGGCTTGACCCGGTTGTGGTAAAGCATCTTAAGGAATGCGATGAAATATGGCATGCCGGAGATATTGGAGGAATTGAAATTGCTGATAAATTATCTGAAATTGCTCCGCTTAGAGCAGTTCATGGAAATATAGACGACCATGATGTTCGTATTGTTTACCCTAAGCACCAGCGTTTTCATTGTGAGGATGTTGATGTTTGGATCACACACATAGGAGGTTATCCCAAACATTACGATCGAAATGTCAAACCTGAAATTTTTGAGGATGCTCCACAATTATTTATTTCAGGGCATTCTCATATTCTTAAGGTTATTTTCGATAAAGAATTAAATCTGTTGCATATAAATCCAGGCGCTTCGGGGATTTCTGGTTTCCACAAAGTGCAGACAATGGTTAAATTTACAATTGAAGCAAAGGAAATAAAAGATCTTCAAGTGGTGGAATTTGGAAGTAAGGGCAAGTAG
- a CDS encoding peptide chain release factor 3, translated as MGFKEEIKRRRTFGIISHPDAGKTTLTEKLLLFGGAIHVAGAVKSNKIKKTATSDFMEIERQRGISVATSVMGFEYKGHKINILDTPGHQDFAEDTFRTLTACDSVIIVIDVAKGVEAQTRKLMQVCRMRKTPVIVFINKMDRSGKDAFDLLDEIETELQISVNPLSWPINMGPDFKGVYNIYQKNLSLFTPATQTIQETIEFDDLSNPKLEEYIGDDAEILREEIELVSGVYPELDLQEYLDAKIAPVFFGSALNNFGVRELLDAFIQIAPSPRPCQTVERVIEPTEEKFSGFIFKIHANMDPNHRDRIAFVKIVSGVFRRNTAYLHVRNGKKLKFSSPTAFMAEKKSIIEEAYPGDIVGLHDTGNFKIGDTLTEGEKINFKGIPSFSPELFKYIENADPMKSKQLAKGVDQLMDEGVAQLFTSQFNGRKVIGTVGALQFEVIEYRLLHEYSASCRWEHINLHKACWIKSNDEEQLTEFKKAKFQFIAKDKHGRDVFLADSSYMLQMAQNNYPKLEFHFTSEF; from the coding sequence ATGGGGTTTAAAGAAGAGATAAAAAGACGAAGAACATTTGGGATTATTTCTCATCCGGATGCGGGAAAAACAACACTAACTGAAAAATTACTTTTGTTTGGTGGTGCTATTCATGTTGCAGGTGCTGTAAAATCTAATAAAATAAAGAAAACGGCTACTTCCGATTTCATGGAAATTGAAAGACAGAGAGGAATTTCTGTTGCAACTTCCGTTATGGGATTTGAATACAAAGGTCATAAAATAAATATCCTTGATACACCAGGTCACCAGGATTTTGCGGAAGATACATTTCGTACACTTACAGCATGCGATAGTGTAATTATCGTTATTGATGTTGCGAAAGGGGTTGAGGCACAAACCAGAAAACTGATGCAGGTTTGTAGAATGCGAAAGACTCCGGTTATTGTTTTCATTAACAAAATGGACCGAAGCGGTAAAGACGCATTTGATTTGCTGGATGAAATTGAAACAGAATTACAAATTAGTGTAAACCCATTAAGCTGGCCAATTAATATGGGCCCTGATTTTAAAGGTGTTTACAATATCTATCAGAAAAACTTGAGCTTGTTTACTCCTGCAACTCAAACTATTCAGGAAACTATTGAATTTGACGATCTCTCCAATCCTAAATTGGAAGAATACATAGGTGATGATGCCGAAATACTTAGAGAAGAAATTGAGCTCGTTTCAGGTGTTTATCCTGAGCTGGATCTTCAGGAATATCTAGATGCAAAAATTGCTCCTGTTTTCTTCGGATCAGCCTTAAATAACTTTGGTGTTCGTGAGCTTTTGGATGCTTTTATTCAGATTGCACCTTCTCCCCGTCCTTGCCAGACTGTTGAACGAGTGATTGAACCAACAGAAGAAAAATTCTCAGGATTTATTTTTAAGATTCATGCTAACATGGATCCAAACCACCGTGATAGAATTGCTTTTGTGAAAATTGTATCGGGTGTATTTAGAAGAAATACAGCCTATTTACATGTGCGAAATGGCAAAAAACTAAAATTTTCGAGTCCTACAGCATTTATGGCCGAGAAAAAATCAATTATTGAGGAAGCCTATCCTGGTGATATTGTTGGTTTGCACGATACAGGAAACTTTAAAATTGGTGATACTTTAACTGAAGGTGAAAAAATTAACTTCAAAGGAATTCCAAGCTTCTCTCCTGAGCTGTTTAAATACATTGAGAATGCCGATCCGATGAAATCGAAGCAATTGGCAAAAGGGGTTGACCAATTAATGGATGAAGGGGTTGCTCAGCTATTTACATCCCAGTTTAACGGAAGAAAAGTAATTGGAACTGTTGGTGCTCTGCAGTTTGAAGTTATTGAGTATCGTTTACTTCACGAATATAGTGCTTCCTGTAGATGGGAACATATTAATCTGCACAAAGCATGCTGGATTAAGTCAAATGATGAAGAACAGCTAACAGAATTTAAAAAGGCTAAATTCCAGTTCATCGCAAAAGATAAGCATGGCAGAGATGTTTTCCTTGCTGATTCAAGTTACATGCTGCAAATGGCACAAAACAATTACCCGAAACTAGAATTCCACTTCACATCAGAGTTCTAA
- a CDS encoding thioesterase family protein: MALAEGLTVTQTMTVTKLDTAIHHGSGKLEVFATPAMVAFMENTALACIAPEMEKGTDSVGIQIDTKHSKANKVGTLVTCTAKLVKVDGKKLSFEIEASDEDGKIGSAFHLRYIIDPVKFMSRL, encoded by the coding sequence ATGGCTTTAGCAGAAGGATTAACTGTAACACAAACAATGACTGTGACCAAATTGGACACAGCAATACACCATGGTTCTGGTAAATTAGAAGTATTTGCCACTCCAGCAATGGTGGCATTCATGGAAAATACGGCGCTTGCCTGTATTGCTCCGGAAATGGAAAAAGGCACAGACAGTGTTGGCATACAAATTGACACCAAACACAGCAAGGCTAATAAAGTTGGTACTCTTGTAACTTGTACCGCAAAATTAGTAAAAGTAGATGGTAAAAAGCTAAGTTTCGAAATTGAAGCCTCAGACGAAGATGGAAAAATAGGAAGTGCGTTTCATCTTCGATACATCATCGACCCGGTTAAATTTATGAGTAGACTGTAA
- a CDS encoding DUF438 domain-containing protein, with protein MSEFINNNQARVDSLYDFCFQLIKGAKGTDLIKKHQSAIDQLTPNDIVLVVHRLVEANVPMEDLKLGINKALNVFHKAIQNHPKAQVSPKHFLGIMMQENDELDTRLKEIKPLAKSINSLKDGKELAAEMSLLKSKIQALSEMDKHYQRKENIFFPYFENQFPEYKCLGVMWSIHDDIRRVQKQLVTELQSSFIDLKLINKLLGDLFFFMYAIISREEYLLFPVAVNAVSDELWDEMNKQSYEIGFSFIETPEIVKTNKKSVKKESDMKGEELDMDQLGDTVLNFETGLMTLKQAMMLFNHLPVDITMIDENDRVCFFSNPKERFFPRSKAIIGRTVQNCHPPESVHVVVDLVNAFKSGEKDSESFWIQMKGRFILIQYFALRDEDNAYKGCIEVGQDITDIRKLDGEKRLMD; from the coding sequence ATGTCCGAATTCATAAATAACAATCAAGCACGAGTTGATTCTTTGTACGACTTCTGCTTTCAGCTGATAAAAGGAGCGAAGGGTACTGACTTAATCAAAAAACACCAGTCTGCCATTGATCAATTGACACCAAACGATATTGTTTTGGTTGTTCACAGATTGGTTGAGGCCAATGTTCCAATGGAAGATCTTAAGCTTGGTATCAATAAAGCCTTAAACGTGTTTCACAAGGCAATTCAAAATCATCCGAAAGCGCAAGTGAGTCCAAAGCATTTTCTGGGCATTATGATGCAGGAAAATGATGAGTTGGATACTCGATTGAAAGAGATTAAGCCTTTAGCCAAAAGCATTAACAGCTTAAAAGATGGAAAAGAATTGGCTGCCGAAATGTCTTTATTAAAATCTAAGATTCAGGCATTAAGTGAGATGGATAAGCATTATCAGCGCAAAGAGAACATTTTCTTTCCTTATTTTGAAAATCAGTTTCCAGAATACAAATGCTTGGGTGTAATGTGGTCTATTCATGATGATATCCGCAGGGTTCAAAAGCAATTGGTTACTGAATTACAATCCAGTTTTATCGACCTAAAACTCATTAATAAATTGTTGGGCGATTTGTTCTTCTTCATGTATGCAATTATTTCCAGAGAGGAGTACTTGTTATTTCCGGTAGCTGTGAATGCTGTTTCCGATGAATTGTGGGATGAGATGAATAAACAGAGCTATGAAATCGGGTTTAGTTTTATTGAGACACCAGAGATTGTTAAAACGAATAAAAAATCAGTAAAGAAGGAGAGTGATATGAAAGGTGAAGAATTGGATATGGATCAATTAGGAGACACGGTACTTAATTTCGAAACTGGTTTAATGACTTTGAAGCAAGCAATGATGTTGTTCAATCATTTGCCCGTAGATATTACGATGATCGATGAAAATGATCGGGTTTGTTTCTTTTCCAATCCTAAAGAACGCTTTTTTCCTCGTTCGAAGGCAATTATTGGTCGAACCGTTCAAAACTGTCATCCACCGGAGAGTGTTCATGTGGTTGTCGATTTAGTAAACGCATTTAAAAGTGGCGAAAAAGACAGCGAATCATTTTGGATTCAAATGAAAGGACGCTTTATACTCATTCAATATTTCGCTTTGCGCGATGAGGATAATGCCTACAAGGGCTGCATCGAGGTTGGTCAGGATATTACCGATATCCGTAAACTCGATGGTGAAAAACGTTTGATGGATTAG
- a CDS encoding RluA family pseudouridine synthase: MMEENQKPQHKVKLRFQPTGCTILHEDQDIIVVEKVSGLLTMGSDSERTKTAYQHLTHYVKKGNPKSRNRVFIVHRLDKDTSGVLVFAKTEAAKVFLQTEWQSFSKKYIAVVEGTLAEKEGIIESYLTENSIHRVFSVQNPNKGKFAKTGYKVLRESKHYSMLEINLFTGRKNQIRVHFAEHGNPVAGDRIYGIKGKGVKRLALHSASLTIQHPFTKKEMTFETGIPGFFKQLLK, encoded by the coding sequence ATGATGGAAGAGAATCAGAAACCACAACATAAAGTCAAGCTAAGATTTCAACCAACGGGTTGTACTATTCTTCACGAAGATCAGGATATTATTGTTGTGGAAAAGGTTAGTGGATTGCTCACAATGGGAAGTGATAGCGAACGCACGAAAACGGCTTATCAGCATTTAACTCATTACGTAAAAAAAGGCAATCCAAAATCAAGAAACCGGGTATTTATCGTTCATCGTCTTGATAAAGATACTTCGGGCGTATTGGTGTTTGCAAAAACAGAAGCGGCAAAAGTATTCTTGCAAACCGAGTGGCAAAGTTTCAGTAAAAAATACATTGCTGTTGTAGAGGGAACATTGGCCGAAAAAGAAGGCATTATAGAATCGTACCTCACCGAGAACAGTATCCACAGGGTATTTTCGGTTCAAAATCCCAATAAGGGCAAGTTTGCTAAAACAGGTTATAAGGTTTTAAGGGAATCGAAACACTATAGCATGCTCGAAATAAATCTATTCACAGGTCGTAAAAACCAGATTCGTGTCCATTTCGCCGAACATGGAAATCCAGTTGCTGGTGATCGAATATATGGAATAAAAGGAAAGGGCGTAAAACGTCTGGCTCTTCATTCAGCATCACTTACTATACAGCATCCTTTTACAAAAAAAGAGATGACATTTGAAACAGGTATTCCTGGTTTCTTTAAACAACTATTGAAATAA